A stretch of DNA from Falco biarmicus isolate bFalBia1 chromosome 6, bFalBia1.pri, whole genome shotgun sequence:
ttaaaagtagGAAAGGCATAAAAATACCACAGGCCACCTTAGCTGCAGTGGATATTACTGGTTGCTTCTTCACTAAGTGTGTAATTAATCCCTGGAGGCTTTGTTGTCCTTCTGATATGCAGGAGCTGAGAGGTGAGGTGTGGGCGTATGCCTCCTCCGTGATGTGCTTTGTTGACGGCCAGCTGCTGGGGGATGAGAAGGAGCTGCTCAAGTGGTCTCACCGTGAGTGGGACTATCATGACTTTAAGCCTGAAGCACTTTACCAAGCAATTGCTGAGGACTTCTACAGGAAACGTCTGAAAAACAGCCAGGCAAGTAGCCAAGTAGCACTGGTTTAGAAGAAGAGTACAAGGGGAGGAAGGtgagtgtcatggtttaaccccagctggcaactaagtaccacgcagccactcgctcacacacacacacacacacacacacacggtgggatggggagtagaattggaaaaaggtaaaatccatgggttgagataagaacagtttaataattgtaataataataataattataatgataaaagagagagagacacataaaccccaagaaagacaagtgatgcacaattCAGTTGTgcaccacctgctgaccgatgcccagccagtccctgagcatcGATCGGCAGGCCCCAGCCACCTCCCCCCAGTTTACATACTGAGTATGACATTCAttggtatggaatatccctttggctagtttgggtcagctgtcctggctgtgtcccctcccagcttcttctGCACCTCCTCattggcagagcatgggaaactgaaaagtccttgacttagggtaagcactactgagcaactaaaacatcagtgtgatATCAAAGTTATTCTCCTactaaatccaaagcacagtattgtaccagctactgggaagaaaattaactctatcctggccaaaaccaggacaaagagtgagcacagcagtggcagatttttggttttctgtccCAGGATGGTAGGGCCAGAGCTGGGACTGGAGAGGTCGATGGGGAGAATCCCATGCGGAGGATGGCAGAGCCTCCGcgcctgccagcagccaggaagGGACGTATGCTAGCCCAGATGCTTGACATGTATTTACTGCTTCAGGGCTGAACAGACAAAAGTGCATTGCTGaccatgctgcagctgtgctgttccAGAATCCCAAAGCGCCCAATCCTTGGGTACCAAAATTCTTGGGTACCAAAGGCCCAACTGCCAAACCTCTCATTTCCCGGCCAAGACCTCCCGAAATGCTGTGGTGATGTGAGGTGCAATGCTGCCAGCACTGACATGGCtttgaaagcagaggaagatgtCATAGCAAAAACTGACATGGttttgaaagcagaggaaaacgTCATAGCAAAATGAATACCAGTCTGACTGGGAAGGGCAAGGAATGTCCATTTTGGCAGGGTGGCCAGTATTCCTGCAGATTCATTTAATCCTGCCTGTATTGTATGGGCTGCAATAGGCATGTCAGTAAAtgcaagaggaagcagcaggcCCTGCCCAGTAGTTTGCTTTAACATGATGTTAGGATTATTTCTGTCCAGAATGAGTGCAATATCCTctacttttttgtttatttgaacAAAATAGTGGGAATGCTGTTTTGCATTGACAACCTCACGGACGTTTTCTGAGACCATTGGCCCTAGGCAGCTGGACCCTGGCCTGCGTGAGGCAGCGAGTGCAGCACACAGAGCTGGCCTTTCCCtcactgcatttgtttttctgctttaaacagCATGTGTTTGTGTACCTGGAGATAGCCATTGAGGAGCAGCCCGTCGGGAGGCTGCTCTTTGAGGTACGttacagaggagaaaagcaaaagcaaggaACAATTCTGCCCAGTGCGGTGGTTTCACCTGCCCAAGGGGGGGGGAACAGAAATCTGCCCAGTGGACATCAGCTATGAATTTCACACATTCTCCTCTTCACGCTTTTGCAGCTCTTTTCAGATGCATGTCCCAGGACCTGTGAGAATTTCCGCGCTCTGTGTGCTGGAGGAGCAAAGTCCCGCTGTGACGGCCGAGAGCTCACCTACAAAAACTCCCTTTTCCATCGCCTAGTGAAAAACGGATGGATCCAAGGAGGAGGTGTGTTTCCAGGGGTCCTGAGTAAAACCAAGTTACAGTGCAAGGCAGAGGGTGGGGAGTGTGATGATCTGCATGAATAACAGTCTTCATCCATGGGAGACATAACTGAACTCCAGGACAAATCTAGTATCTTAAATTttctatatatgtgtgtatatatatgtatatatataacaaaaaaccaaaacattttctcttttagacATCTCACTTTATAAACATAGGAAAAGTTTGGAGTATTTGTTCTTTTGATTATCCAAGCCCTTTTCAAAAGAAtttaggaaactgaaaatattaaaactcTTTTCCATTATGTTCTTTGGTAAGTAATTAGGAAACTAATTcgaaacatgaaaaaaaaaaaagaagaatatcCATCAGAAACTATTACTTGTTTTATAGAGAGATTAACTTATGGCGGCATTAATCAAGTGTCAGAACCCTTGCAAACATGCTGGTGAGCTGTCTGAATGCCAGCACTGTGTCTGGAGTGTGGCACCAAGAAGAAAGGCACCAGGAACGTTGGGCACGCAGCTTGCCTGACTGATAACCCCAGGGAAGTCAGTATAGTGTACCAGAAGGCATTTCCTTCGTTACTCCCTTTTGGTCTATCGGACATCTTACCTACCTGTATTCTTTACCTGTGTTTGCCTTGCTccaaatgtgtgtgtataaatacgTTTCATGTTTATACTTCAAAGATACAGCTCCTACTTTTCAGGAATAACTACTCAGATATCTATGTAGTCCATAAAACCAACCTAAAAGTACATGTTTGTTACTGTAGAGAACTAATGATAACCTGGTAGTCTAAGACAATGTCTAAATAAAGTAAGAGccagaattttgttttaaaaaaaattataaatagaTGCATCAGGTTTCTTTAGTGCCTTACTCATCATAAATCTGGTTCAATAGGAATTTCTCTCTTATCAAATCTCTTTTCTTAGTCAAGTTAGTGGTCTTAACTCACCATAGCatcacagctgcattttcaaCCTTCCTTCTTCTAACCTTAATCCCTCCGACGGACATCCTTCTCCAGGGCGCCCCTTCCTtggctgggtgctgccaccGCGGGAGCTCTCCCAACAGGAGATGCTGGTCCATCTCAGAGGGGCAGCGATGAAATGCACCACATGAAATAGTTCTCTGTAGACAGACCGTCTCTTGGGATGGAAGCTGAGCTTTTCCCAAAAGTCTGTTAAAATTTCAGtagcaaaacagaaagatgGATGCAGTTGTTCCCCCAGGCTGATGCGCAACCCACGCCTCTGACCTCAACTGAGCTGCTCACTGACAACCCCCAATAACACCTGGTCTCTGACGGTTACTTTTATCTACCCTGCAGACATCATAACTGGAAAGGGAGACAGAGGAGAGTCAATTTATGGTCCCACCTTTGAAGGTATGTTTCCTCAACTATCTTAACTGTGCAAAGGGCAAATTTCCACAAAGACAAGTTGTTGACCTGATCTTACTCACAGAATAACCTGGGAATTCCCTTTCATCTCCCTAAAGCAAAAGGGTTTGCTTTTCAGCCAGAATTATTATCTGTTTGTATTAGCATGAGTGGACTGCTTTAGTGAGGACACTTTTTGATCTGTAACCTTGTCCCTGTCCTCTGATGTCCCTGGCCCAAGGCTTAGTTCCACTAGCCCCTTCTCCTTGCCTAAATGAGGGCTGATGGTCACCTGCTGCCTACTCCAGACTGCAAATACTCACCTTTGTGGGCAAGACCTTAGAAATGCAGAAGTGGATTAGCTACAGAGATCTCCAGGCACACAATATCACctgtttaaatgcttttaaagtaaaGTTAAATGGCTTTAACTCTAGATTTCCTGGACCTCAGGCAGCTCTTCAGGCCTGGGCATGCTGCAGACATCGATGCCAGCAGCTACATGACTCTGCGGGTGTGAGGGGAGTTACTTCTGAATCTCACATAAAACCATGAAAGTCAAGAAATGACAAACATGAGCTAagtttaacaaaaaatgttccCCCATACTGGTATGAAgtaataaaatgtaaagaaaaaagaacattataACTTgcaatatttaagaaaaacaacccGTATAATTGACATAGACATTTGGGATCTTCTGTTTAGATTAAATGCTACCCATAAAGATGTTTTATGACAGTTAAAGCACTTCTGAAATTGATTTATGTTCCCTTATATAAAAGCTTTCCCACTGCCAATGGCACAAATGATGTGACATTTgagcaggctgggcagcagccaaCAGTGAGATCAGAAACGCCAAGTGTAGCTGAAAACTTTCCTTCCCAAGATGCTGGAGAGCCCGCTCGCGAGGAGGAGCTGCTCTCACCTCCAGGTCCCAGGACAGGTGGAGCAAAACCGGGCTGGACATGGGTCACTAGCCCGCTCTGCCCGGCTGAGTTGCAGCGCTGGCGGGCACGAAAGCCGCTGGAAGTGGAAGCCCAGTGTGTGGGATTTAAGGCAGTACAGCTACGGGCTGCCTAGAGTAGGCAGGAAGGGGCAAAAGTCACTTCTTTGATGCTGGAGCTCCTGGAACAGCAGCAAGCCTAGGCTTTAGGGACACGCATACCTCAGAAAGAAGATAAGCTgttattagaaaaatacaggacTGGCTGCTAAATTGTTTGGAAGGTGGATGTCATCAAAGATTTAAAAGTTTGTGAATCCTCTTTCCCAGCAATGCTACCCAATGGGTCTGTGCTAGCGCACATCTCACACCCTTTGCACTTTCTGTTGGGGTAGAAATCGTCCGCAGAGGAAAATGAGTTTGAGCGTACGTAGGCACCTCTGCAAACAGGAGAGCTACAGCCCCGCGCACGCTGCCGGAGCTGGGGCTTCATGCCACAGCCCAGCATCTGGCGTTTTGCTCCTGCCCCCATCCTCCTCCAGGCAGAGCTTAGGCTTTCCCTGTGCTACCCAGGAAAGAAGTTGACATGTCAGGTGGGAAGGTGACAATGTGTCAAAAGTTCCTTAAGTAATTTTAAGGTGGATTTAATTTGGAATCTGTCAGCCTTGAAAGTGTCCCTGGAAGAGTTTTATTATCCATGTTGCACATACTTCATGTGTTGATGTATTAAAGGAGAAGATTGCTAATTCTTTCCCTCCcaccttttaattaaaaattgcttttcatccTTGAGAAAGGCGTTCCCTTGCAGGCGCCTTTCTAGTTTAAGGCTTAGAATGCTTTCCCAGTATTTCCCGCAAAACTATTTTACACTGAGGCCAGGGGACAAATATCTTCAATATCTGAAAAGGGTGAGAGATGCCTCTGTCAGCTGTTAATGTTCTGGGAGACTCTGCGCTTGGCACGCGTCTGGGCACTGCAACCAGTGCCTGCTGAAATTAATGGGACGCAACCACATTTTACTGTAATGAGCTGAAAGGACTGAGGTAATTACAGAGAATCAGTCAGAGTGGAGCATCATGTCATAGGACAAAGCATCTGACTCCAAAATTAGTCTGCTGAAGTCATTTTGCCAACCACAAGGCAGCAGTCAGGGAGTAACTGTTCAGTTAAaatttaattactatttttatgaATCAGTTTCTGAGAAGGGCACTCAAACAGggtaaaaagaatttaaaaaaaaacagagaacaataaaaattaaatatttctagttTCTTTCAAGCTTTTTGAGAGCTCGATGGAGCTCTGGACTGCTTAGTGTGATCAGGTCAGAGATGGGTGACACAGGAGGTGAAGGTCAGTGGGGACCCTGCTCCCCACCTTATAGCTGGACTCCCCTCCGTGGAGAGGAAGGAATCAAGTCCTTGCCATCATCCCCCAAGCCCAAGCACACCTAATGCCTGTCCTTCCCCAGCCATCCCTCTTGAGAgctgtttctcttctccctcacCAGTCCTTCCTCAGCCGGCATGGAGGCTCCTCCTCACCTCCCCGCAGCTCTCGCTCCCATTGCCTGCCTCCTCTCC
This window harbors:
- the PPIL6 gene encoding probable inactive peptidyl-prolyl cis-trans isomerase-like 6 isoform X1; protein product: MGPRQVTVVGLLRDPTFHVAKCAAEALKLKFPSKFADPVIQPLVEFAWCEYLQEKKKELRGEVWAYASSVMCFVDGQLLGDEKELLKWSHREWDYHDFKPEALYQAIAEDFYRKRLKNSQHVFVYLEIAIEEQPVGRLLFELFSDACPRTCENFRALCAGGAKSRCDGRELTYKNSLFHRLVKNGWIQGGDIITGKGDRGESIYGPTFEDESFSICHKGRGILGMANKGRHSNGSQFYITLQPAPYLDKKYVAFGQLIEGTEVLQRLEAVPTYKERPTVACRIMNCGTLEP
- the PPIL6 gene encoding probable inactive peptidyl-prolyl cis-trans isomerase-like 6 isoform X2, which encodes MGPRQVTVVGLLRDPTFHVAKCAAEELRGEVWAYASSVMCFVDGQLLGDEKELLKWSHREWDYHDFKPEALYQAIAEDFYRKRLKNSQHVFVYLEIAIEEQPVGRLLFELFSDACPRTCENFRALCAGGAKSRCDGRELTYKNSLFHRLVKNGWIQGGDIITGKGDRGESIYGPTFEDESFSICHKGRGILGMANKGRHSNGSQFYITLQPAPYLDKKYVAFGQLIEGTEVLQRLEAVPTYKERPTVACRIMNCGTLEP